A genome region from Bradyrhizobium sp. WSM1417 includes the following:
- a CDS encoding AAA family ATPase, giving the protein MVLRNSLWHKKMTVSSPKTFGEQAPLVPGYALSERCWEDAISITFRGRRLTDNHPAFVRVAKMRRVATPLRRDFDVCSRSNVKSILKPLDFFRIEGIECLILPDHGARPLTEHLLHRRLPFANSLLLIWEIVQAIREVHQDSIVHGNLGPHSIWANNDLREIRIADLSRAVFRSDVSPERQVHADFHYIAPEQTGRIDRIIDARSDLYSAGALAYFLVCGRPPFEAVTPLELIQAHLDRLPKPPHNIEPGIPLPISRIIMKLLAKEPEERYQTVAGLGSDLQFCLSEWQARSTIPSFPIGQGDVPAVFQITNKLYGRNAELTTLQDSLRRTSGGATEFTVVCGPPGVGKSLLIQSIQSTTSFTGAFISGKFDQFKSNEPYSVIAQAFRVLIEQLLCCSQLKLQEWRKRIIDALGANLYLIVGVIPELEELIDQPLSFEIPATEKRHRFNHAFRQFVRVFANVEHPLCLFLDDLQWADPASLTLIHTLLTDSEVTHFSVIGTLRLGDDADGAVTAIIEQISESNIPTTRILLSALEEGDIGELLRDALRCSPTEAAPFAELIKTKTDGNPFFITQFLSFLNHQKLIVFDFAQSRWAWDLRKIAAEGVTDNVLELMNRRVRSLPSEAQEAAKIAACIGSRFTAQALSMILDTPLPCALRALRILEREGLVLALIEDDQAFEFKFLHDRVQQAAYSLIPELEQPAMRLKIGRSLLAGVPQTGRDAGDFAILDNLNAASHLIEDRNERNYIARLNATAGKRAREIAAFDAAHGYYKSGMDLLPRNAWDKHYDLALELHLGRFECAYFVGRVEEANDLFAHITGHSLRDTDTARAYYLKILLDTGIDRSDEAVSVGLKALSLFGEALPPRPNKLQLFRALAAVIIRLHGRRAKYLLELPTMSDPAKKDIVTLLMSICPAAYFRNPDLMVFAALRIVEISLRYGNAPASSFGYALYGLARGALFGDYKTGHEFGCLAVDLSKLTADPTHQCKILTIFAGWLNFWRRPIDDTVDLLTSSLKLALEAGDVQYAHYSALQIIFMRFARGANLDVLMREMNNYRPVIEQAADWFTQTTYSVKKQQILALQGLTASWGSLEDTNFRETPRVSEMRTAGNLTALTYYLVAKEQLTYLFGSFAEARQYSDEAETQIKTVVNQIAVSEHYFYRGLIYAALIRRDIRDANVLWRNLKECGAKLRCFAEHCPQNFATHAFILQAETALLNGNRETAGDLFDAAVKSAHEQSFHQIEAIANELAGEGWLARNRPVVAKAYLTAARSSYKRWGASGKVEQLSSKHAYLFEEQDVAPIASGERSAQQSAAEKLDLDGVMRATIDVAADVEADRLLNKLMRLILECTNGQRVFIISETKGDLHVELAASNDGAQVLLHPASNDHSQFSESAINYVLHTGRQLVLNDARTDPRFKNCSYIAMKRPRSIACVPLFKMGSVLGVAYVENGSIPDAFSADKVRAMALLSRQVVSALEAMHLERQLNQSSNDLKAALQNVELLSGIRDHLAKFVPYSLQKLIEENPENPDLVGREEDVSILFLDIAGSTSMSEQLGSEELKQIIETYFSSFIGDIRKNGGDINEVAGDGLMIIFQDPDVLNHARMATRTALSIREKTEQLNVSSHGRWPPIVINIGIHSGLSLIGANKIESSANTRWVYTATGYVANVAARIGSAASNGAILVSEATAARLGSEFELIERGAPRFKGVSHPINIFSVSGRRMD; this is encoded by the coding sequence GTGGTTTTACGGAATTCTCTCTGGCACAAAAAAATGACCGTTTCCTCCCCCAAGACGTTCGGAGAACAGGCGCCTTTGGTGCCAGGATATGCTTTGTCCGAAAGATGCTGGGAGGATGCCATCAGCATCACCTTCAGAGGAAGGCGTCTGACGGACAACCATCCTGCATTCGTCAGAGTGGCGAAGATGCGCCGTGTCGCAACCCCGCTAAGGCGCGATTTTGACGTATGCAGCAGGAGCAACGTCAAGTCGATTCTGAAACCGCTAGACTTTTTCAGGATCGAGGGGATCGAATGTTTGATATTGCCGGATCACGGAGCTCGACCACTTACCGAGCACCTGCTCCATCGGAGGCTCCCTTTTGCGAACTCACTTTTGCTTATATGGGAAATTGTTCAGGCAATTCGTGAAGTCCACCAGGATTCAATCGTCCACGGGAATCTCGGCCCACATAGCATTTGGGCGAACAACGATCTACGCGAAATCAGAATTGCTGACTTATCTCGCGCTGTTTTCAGGAGCGACGTCTCGCCGGAGCGCCAAGTTCACGCCGACTTCCATTACATCGCTCCCGAGCAAACTGGTCGGATAGACCGCATCATCGACGCTCGATCCGATCTCTATTCAGCCGGCGCCCTCGCTTACTTCTTAGTATGTGGCCGGCCCCCCTTTGAGGCGGTAACCCCACTCGAGCTAATTCAAGCGCACCTCGATCGATTGCCGAAACCTCCGCACAATATAGAGCCAGGGATACCGTTACCGATATCCCGCATCATCATGAAATTGTTAGCGAAGGAGCCAGAGGAACGCTACCAAACGGTCGCGGGACTTGGTTCAGACCTTCAATTTTGTCTATCGGAATGGCAAGCCCGAAGTACAATTCCAAGCTTCCCTATCGGGCAAGGAGACGTACCGGCCGTATTCCAAATTACGAATAAATTGTATGGACGCAATGCTGAGCTAACGACGTTACAAGATTCGTTGCGCAGGACGAGCGGGGGAGCAACCGAATTTACCGTAGTTTGCGGCCCACCTGGCGTTGGCAAGTCGCTACTAATCCAATCCATTCAATCAACTACATCCTTCACCGGCGCCTTTATCAGCGGGAAGTTCGATCAATTTAAGAGCAACGAACCCTATTCGGTTATTGCTCAGGCCTTCCGTGTCCTGATCGAACAATTGCTTTGCTGCAGTCAACTAAAGTTACAGGAATGGCGAAAGCGGATAATCGACGCGCTTGGAGCAAACCTTTATCTGATCGTTGGCGTTATCCCGGAACTTGAAGAGCTCATTGATCAACCTCTTTCTTTCGAAATTCCCGCCACTGAAAAACGGCATCGATTCAATCACGCCTTCCGTCAATTTGTGCGCGTTTTTGCTAACGTAGAGCATCCGCTGTGCCTTTTTTTGGATGACCTTCAATGGGCTGATCCGGCATCGTTGACGCTGATCCACACACTATTGACCGACAGTGAAGTCACTCATTTCTCAGTGATTGGCACCTTGCGCCTCGGGGATGACGCGGATGGCGCGGTGACCGCAATTATCGAACAGATTTCTGAATCGAACATTCCCACGACCCGCATTCTCCTTTCGGCGCTTGAAGAGGGCGACATCGGCGAGCTTCTGCGTGATGCACTCCGTTGCTCTCCGACTGAGGCAGCCCCCTTCGCGGAACTGATCAAAACGAAGACCGACGGCAATCCGTTCTTCATAACCCAATTTCTTTCTTTTCTGAACCATCAGAAGCTCATAGTTTTCGACTTCGCTCAAAGCCGTTGGGCTTGGGATCTACGGAAGATCGCCGCCGAAGGCGTCACGGATAACGTGCTAGAGCTAATGAATCGACGAGTCCGCAGCTTGCCGAGCGAGGCGCAAGAGGCAGCCAAAATTGCGGCCTGTATTGGAAGCCGTTTCACTGCCCAGGCACTATCGATGATTCTTGATACCCCCCTGCCCTGCGCCCTGAGGGCCCTCCGTATCTTGGAACGTGAGGGGCTTGTACTAGCCCTGATCGAAGACGACCAAGCATTCGAGTTCAAATTTCTCCACGATCGCGTTCAGCAAGCTGCGTATTCCCTTATACCGGAGCTCGAACAACCAGCCATGCGACTGAAGATCGGACGCAGTCTTCTCGCCGGAGTACCTCAGACTGGCCGAGATGCAGGCGACTTTGCAATTCTCGACAACTTGAACGCGGCTTCCCACCTTATCGAAGATAGGAACGAGCGAAACTACATTGCGAGACTGAACGCGACTGCCGGCAAGAGAGCCCGCGAGATCGCTGCGTTTGATGCAGCCCACGGTTACTATAAAAGTGGCATGGACCTGTTGCCTCGCAACGCTTGGGATAAGCATTATGATCTCGCTCTAGAACTCCATTTGGGCCGCTTCGAGTGCGCCTACTTTGTCGGTCGTGTCGAAGAAGCCAACGACTTGTTCGCGCACATCACCGGCCATTCATTGCGAGACACTGATACCGCTAGGGCCTACTACCTGAAGATCCTTCTCGACACCGGCATCGATCGCAGCGACGAAGCGGTATCAGTCGGCCTCAAAGCGCTTTCATTGTTTGGAGAAGCACTGCCGCCAAGGCCCAACAAACTTCAACTGTTTCGGGCGCTTGCAGCCGTTATTATCCGCCTACACGGAAGGCGCGCTAAGTATCTTCTCGAACTTCCGACGATGTCCGATCCTGCCAAGAAGGACATTGTGACGCTTCTGATGAGCATCTGCCCCGCGGCTTACTTTAGAAATCCCGATTTGATGGTCTTCGCCGCGCTCCGAATAGTTGAGATTTCCCTCCGATACGGAAATGCCCCGGCGTCCTCATTCGGATACGCATTATACGGCCTCGCTCGAGGAGCCCTGTTCGGCGATTATAAGACCGGGCATGAGTTCGGCTGTTTAGCAGTCGACTTGTCAAAACTTACCGCCGATCCAACCCATCAGTGCAAAATACTAACTATTTTTGCAGGGTGGCTGAATTTCTGGCGAAGGCCAATCGACGATACCGTTGATCTTCTTACTTCATCTCTGAAGCTGGCACTGGAGGCTGGTGACGTCCAGTACGCACACTATTCCGCGCTTCAGATTATATTTATGAGGTTCGCACGCGGAGCCAACCTTGATGTGTTGATGCGCGAAATGAACAACTATCGGCCAGTGATTGAACAAGCTGCCGATTGGTTCACGCAAACAACTTATTCCGTGAAGAAGCAACAGATACTAGCCCTTCAAGGCCTTACGGCCAGCTGGGGCTCGCTCGAAGACACAAATTTTCGAGAAACGCCGCGTGTCTCAGAGATGCGCACAGCTGGCAATCTCACTGCGTTGACCTACTATCTAGTCGCGAAGGAGCAGCTTACGTATCTTTTCGGGAGTTTCGCGGAGGCCCGCCAATACTCAGATGAAGCTGAGACGCAAATAAAGACAGTAGTCAACCAAATTGCCGTCTCGGAGCACTACTTTTATCGTGGCCTAATATACGCAGCTCTAATTCGTCGAGACATCCGTGACGCCAATGTTCTTTGGCGCAATCTGAAAGAGTGTGGCGCGAAGCTTAGATGCTTTGCAGAACATTGCCCACAGAACTTTGCCACTCACGCCTTCATCCTGCAGGCGGAAACTGCACTTTTGAACGGAAATCGGGAGACCGCAGGCGATCTCTTTGATGCAGCAGTAAAGTCCGCCCACGAGCAATCCTTCCACCAGATTGAGGCTATTGCGAACGAGCTTGCGGGCGAAGGTTGGCTAGCTCGAAATCGACCGGTCGTTGCCAAGGCCTATCTTACAGCGGCGCGATCGTCTTATAAGCGATGGGGCGCTTCGGGAAAAGTCGAGCAACTGTCTAGCAAGCATGCTTACCTTTTCGAAGAACAAGATGTAGCACCGATAGCGTCGGGTGAACGCTCGGCCCAACAGAGCGCAGCCGAAAAGCTCGACCTGGACGGAGTTATGCGAGCGACGATCGATGTCGCCGCGGATGTGGAAGCCGACCGCCTTTTGAACAAGCTTATGCGACTGATCCTTGAATGCACGAACGGCCAGCGCGTCTTCATCATTTCGGAAACAAAAGGCGATCTTCACGTCGAATTAGCGGCTTCTAATGATGGCGCGCAAGTGCTCTTACATCCAGCATCTAACGATCACTCTCAGTTTTCCGAGAGTGCAATCAACTATGTACTGCATACGGGTCGACAGCTCGTACTTAACGACGCGCGAACAGACCCACGCTTTAAAAATTGCTCCTATATTGCCATGAAGCGCCCACGTTCAATCGCTTGCGTCCCGCTATTTAAGATGGGCTCGGTGCTTGGGGTTGCGTACGTTGAAAATGGCTCAATTCCTGACGCTTTTTCGGCTGACAAAGTGCGCGCTATGGCGCTTCTGTCGCGACAGGTCGTGTCCGCGCTCGAAGCCATGCACCTAGAAAGGCAACTAAATCAAAGCAGTAACGATCTTAAGGCTGCGTTGCAGAACGTCGAGCTGCTAAGCGGCATTCGGGATCATCTTGCTAAGTTCGTTCCATACTCTCTGCAGAAATTGATAGAGGAAAACCCTGAAAACCCTGATCTGGTCGGTCGAGAGGAGGACGTCTCAATCCTCTTTCTGGACATCGCCGGCTCTACAAGCATGAGCGAACAACTTGGCTCCGAAGAACTGAAGCAGATCATCGAGACCTATTTTTCCAGCTTCATCGGGGATATTCGGAAAAACGGCGGAGATATCAACGAGGTCGCAGGCGATGGCCTGATGATCATCTTTCAAGATCCAGACGTCCTCAATCACGCGAGGATGGCCACTCGAACCGCGCTCTCAATCCGGGAAAAGACCGAACAACTAAATGTCAGCTCGCATGGACGGTGGCCACCGATCGTTATCAATATCGGCATCCACTCTGGACTGTCTCTCATTGGTGCTAACAAGATCGAGAGCTCGGCGAACACTCGCTGGGTTTACACCGCCACAGGCTATGTTGCGAACGTTGCGGCTCGGATCGGATCCGCCGCCTCAAATGGCGCCATACTCGTGAGCGAAGCTACGGCAGCTCGTTTAGGATCTGAATTCGAGCTGATTGAAAGGGGGGCGCCACGTTTCAAGGGTGTCAGCCATCCTATCAACATCTTCAGTGTTAGCGGGAGACGAATGGACTGA
- a CDS encoding FAD-dependent oxidoreductase: MSAEKVVILGGGVAGLTAAHELIERGFDVEVYESTPSLGGKAKSNTKNYAGGGSGLPLPGEHGFRFFPGFYQHIPHTMSRIPFSSDCVLKNLVVAKQSAVAQENRPLFMFLTHVPHSLQDWIFVFDDWFGRSELGLKPGEGEFFASCLLDFMSTCDKRRLAALEGKRWWDYVEADTHSLQYKKLCARGLTRSLVAMSAEVASTRTVGSILVQMMMSMTSQSATMDRVLNAPTNDAWITPWTDYLVSKGVKMFLEHQVQSFGFNGTQVTDVTVKTPTSSKIITGDYYLAALPVEVARALFTPQMLTSAPSLRGLPRLQLEWMSGIQFYLGRDVKLCPGHIICADSPWAITCISQPQFWNGVDMSTFGDGSIKGLISVDISDWNAQGSKTTTNTARQCSSGAEIASESWAQLMAHLVATNDPLMTGDQKDFFLDPSITFLPTENSQPLLINTIGSWKDRPNATTEITNLFLAADYVQTNTDLATMEGANEAARRAVNGILAQAGSTSSLCDIWKFNEPAAFAPLKAFDETLFDLGLPHPGFRALRLMARVANALSSSATPS; this comes from the coding sequence ATGTCGGCAGAGAAGGTCGTCATATTGGGTGGGGGCGTCGCTGGCCTTACAGCTGCCCACGAATTAATCGAGCGCGGCTTTGACGTAGAGGTTTACGAGAGCACCCCTAGCTTGGGTGGGAAGGCCAAGAGCAATACAAAGAATTATGCAGGCGGCGGTTCGGGGCTTCCCTTGCCAGGCGAGCACGGTTTTCGCTTTTTCCCGGGCTTTTATCAACACATCCCTCACACAATGAGCCGGATCCCTTTTTCCAGCGACTGCGTGCTGAAGAACCTGGTAGTCGCGAAACAGTCCGCAGTCGCTCAAGAAAATAGACCTCTCTTTATGTTTCTAACTCATGTCCCGCACTCGCTGCAGGATTGGATATTCGTGTTTGACGATTGGTTTGGACGCAGCGAACTGGGACTGAAACCGGGCGAAGGTGAGTTCTTCGCGTCTTGCCTGCTTGACTTCATGTCGACTTGCGACAAGCGGCGCCTCGCGGCGCTCGAAGGCAAAAGGTGGTGGGATTACGTTGAGGCTGATACCCACTCGCTTCAATACAAAAAGCTGTGCGCTCGGGGACTGACACGATCACTCGTTGCGATGAGCGCGGAAGTTGCCAGCACTCGCACGGTTGGGTCGATCCTTGTCCAAATGATGATGAGTATGACGTCTCAGTCCGCAACGATGGATCGCGTCTTGAATGCGCCGACTAACGATGCCTGGATAACACCGTGGACCGATTATCTAGTGTCTAAAGGTGTTAAAATGTTTTTGGAGCATCAGGTTCAAAGCTTCGGCTTCAATGGGACTCAAGTCACAGACGTAACTGTCAAGACACCAACGAGCAGTAAGATAATTACCGGCGACTACTATCTGGCTGCATTGCCAGTAGAAGTTGCTCGAGCTCTATTCACGCCTCAGATGCTGACTTCTGCTCCTTCGCTCCGCGGTCTTCCACGCCTCCAACTAGAATGGATGAGCGGCATCCAGTTTTATCTCGGGCGTGACGTTAAGCTTTGTCCCGGTCACATTATTTGTGCAGATTCGCCTTGGGCAATAACCTGCATCTCGCAGCCGCAGTTTTGGAACGGCGTTGACATGAGCACGTTTGGCGACGGTTCGATCAAAGGACTTATCTCAGTCGATATTTCCGACTGGAATGCTCAGGGGTCCAAGACTACCACTAATACTGCTCGTCAGTGCTCAAGTGGAGCTGAAATTGCCTCGGAGTCGTGGGCACAACTTATGGCTCACCTAGTGGCGACGAACGATCCGCTAATGACAGGAGACCAGAAGGATTTCTTCCTAGACCCTTCCATCACCTTCCTTCCGACGGAGAACTCTCAGCCCTTATTGATTAACACGATCGGTTCGTGGAAGGACCGCCCTAACGCCACCACTGAGATAACGAACTTGTTTCTCGCCGCGGATTATGTCCAAACGAATACAGACCTCGCCACAATGGAGGGCGCCAACGAAGCAGCACGGCGGGCTGTAAACGGGATTCTTGCTCAAGCGGGCTCCACTAGCTCGTTGTGTGACATCTGGAAGTTCAACGAGCCCGCGGCGTTCGCACCATTGAAGGCCTTCGATGAAACCCTGTTCGATCTTGGCTTGCCACATCCGGGCTTCCGCGCGCTTCGTTTGATGGCACGCGTGGCTAATGCATTAAGTTCGTCGGCCACGCCGTCATAG
- a CDS encoding S8 family serine peptidase → MNETFLPKRLAYCGHSVRLKTFVATLLVAAPVALASAQTVAPAEGASSGQNSAMRINRDGEGDPISLEAVQDGVRSFELRQAGVGRPSATRTDDTKRRDFGPSKSDVADRLVFPSDRKPPRDALPHRGAEAITVQTEAANRPLSAPKDHPKPPADYPSRGASDVRSFEAYQLGFSGGMMTPASGIDPRIRSDLAAGERTETYAFLLMDFLPDAATERTLMSEFGVASLGLHGTALKVRVPLQTQALEGIAKFPGFRSLSYPSPDQKLAPELKSAIERLGSEVVRFPIIISLFETDPKTSFAERVQATGAEVGRYDPVLRSYEALATPEQIRILSGLDFILFIEIERRSGGGHDQSMATNGVDYIRASGFLGAGTVLGLLDTGAMLGSAAATMHQDLNKNGCGINFTSDAAGVWNDQNGHGTHVLATISGTGTAKARFRGVATAVGSRERIRVGKIWKSTNTGQNSWLRDAIDYMADATSCDAPRPSVINLSGGASGSGQTGTDSESRKLDARVWETRQVYIVCSGNNGPGAQSIWSPGVAKNALTVENVQDAGSSLVGELSGSSSRGPTGDSRMKPDLVATGAVVTSAQAGTTDGYTDKSGCSMATPHVSGIAATLLEHYPDFRDRPHLLRAHLMASATLHSDEVSPANNTGGGRSDFGLGRVSDYQSHWARLDPNGWSGHWAWMTITDKSWGFFDIDVPRGTKRVVAVLTWDEPEASAGASQAVTYDVDLWADPGASCTPDAVGQCGGWASQSNIDNVEYLIIDNPPPGVLRLKAINWRAPSFGLPVAIAAKIIRGDPTPAISMTATPSTTSPAIGSTFTIKTTIFNPSYEAYGVQVSAAAASSGLSLLGVSTTREDGVAMDFPNAASLTLGTVTEADTRSAIWKFSATSRGPQTVRFSGRSNNGGTVFKSVTVSP, encoded by the coding sequence ATGAACGAAACCTTCTTACCCAAGCGTTTGGCCTATTGCGGCCATTCAGTGCGGTTGAAAACATTCGTTGCGACCTTATTGGTTGCTGCGCCCGTCGCGCTTGCGTCCGCGCAGACCGTTGCTCCCGCGGAAGGCGCATCTAGCGGCCAGAATAGCGCTATGCGCATCAATCGGGACGGCGAGGGTGACCCCATTTCGCTCGAAGCCGTTCAGGACGGGGTCAGAAGCTTCGAATTGCGCCAGGCGGGCGTTGGGCGACCTAGTGCCACGAGGACGGATGACACCAAACGTCGTGACTTCGGACCGAGCAAGTCTGATGTGGCGGATCGGTTGGTTTTCCCTAGCGATCGCAAGCCGCCGCGCGATGCACTTCCGCATCGGGGCGCCGAGGCGATAACAGTCCAAACGGAGGCGGCCAACAGGCCGCTGTCTGCGCCAAAAGATCACCCAAAGCCTCCGGCCGATTATCCTTCGCGCGGCGCGTCGGATGTCCGATCATTTGAGGCCTATCAGCTTGGGTTCTCGGGAGGGATGATGACACCGGCCTCCGGGATCGACCCGCGCATACGATCGGATTTAGCGGCAGGGGAGCGGACTGAGACCTATGCCTTTCTGCTGATGGATTTCCTGCCGGACGCGGCCACGGAGCGCACGCTGATGAGCGAGTTCGGGGTCGCATCGCTCGGGCTGCATGGGACAGCACTCAAGGTCCGCGTCCCCCTGCAAACACAGGCGTTGGAGGGCATTGCCAAATTCCCCGGGTTTAGATCATTGTCTTACCCCTCACCCGACCAAAAATTAGCGCCGGAGCTGAAATCTGCCATCGAGCGTCTCGGCTCCGAGGTGGTCCGATTTCCAATTATTATCAGCCTGTTCGAAACTGATCCCAAAACTTCGTTCGCCGAACGGGTCCAAGCTACGGGTGCGGAGGTCGGTCGCTACGACCCGGTGTTGCGGAGCTATGAGGCTCTCGCAACACCCGAACAGATCCGCATTCTTTCCGGTTTGGATTTCATCCTGTTCATCGAAATCGAGCGCCGGAGCGGCGGTGGACACGATCAGAGCATGGCTACGAATGGAGTCGATTACATCCGTGCGTCCGGCTTCCTGGGTGCGGGAACTGTATTGGGCTTACTCGACACCGGCGCCATGTTGGGAAGTGCGGCCGCAACCATGCACCAAGACCTCAACAAGAACGGTTGCGGGATTAACTTCACGAGCGACGCCGCGGGCGTTTGGAATGATCAGAATGGCCACGGCACTCACGTCCTCGCAACCATCTCTGGAACTGGCACTGCGAAGGCGCGGTTCCGCGGCGTCGCGACTGCGGTCGGTTCGCGTGAGCGCATCCGGGTTGGAAAGATCTGGAAATCGACCAACACCGGACAAAACTCCTGGCTGCGGGACGCGATCGACTACATGGCGGACGCAACCAGCTGCGACGCGCCACGCCCCTCTGTCATCAATCTGAGCGGTGGGGCGAGCGGATCGGGGCAGACTGGAACCGATTCCGAATCGCGCAAGCTCGACGCCCGGGTCTGGGAAACACGCCAGGTCTACATCGTGTGCTCCGGCAATAACGGTCCGGGCGCGCAATCGATCTGGTCCCCCGGTGTGGCCAAGAATGCGCTCACCGTCGAAAACGTGCAGGACGCGGGATCAAGCCTAGTTGGCGAATTGTCCGGCAGCAGCAGCCGCGGCCCGACCGGCGATAGTCGGATGAAGCCAGACCTCGTTGCAACGGGGGCTGTCGTGACCTCTGCGCAGGCGGGAACGACGGATGGTTATACGGATAAGAGCGGATGCAGCATGGCAACGCCACATGTCAGTGGCATCGCGGCGACGTTGCTGGAGCACTATCCTGATTTCAGAGATCGACCGCACTTGCTGCGTGCCCATCTCATGGCTTCCGCTACGTTGCATTCGGACGAAGTCAGTCCGGCAAACAACACCGGTGGCGGACGCAGTGATTTTGGGCTCGGACGCGTCTCCGATTATCAATCGCATTGGGCGCGCCTCGACCCCAACGGCTGGAGCGGCCATTGGGCATGGATGACAATCACCGACAAGTCTTGGGGCTTCTTCGACATCGACGTGCCTCGGGGTACCAAGCGGGTCGTCGCTGTGCTTACTTGGGACGAGCCCGAAGCGAGCGCAGGAGCGTCACAGGCGGTGACATACGATGTTGACCTGTGGGCCGATCCCGGCGCCAGTTGCACGCCGGACGCAGTTGGACAATGTGGTGGCTGGGCCTCGCAGTCTAATATCGACAACGTCGAATACCTCATCATCGATAATCCGCCTCCTGGCGTTCTCCGGCTCAAAGCAATCAACTGGAGAGCTCCCTCATTTGGCTTACCGGTGGCAATCGCAGCTAAAATTATTCGCGGCGATCCAACGCCTGCGATTTCGATGACGGCTACGCCGAGCACAACGTCTCCCGCGATCGGCTCGACCTTCACAATCAAGACAACCATTTTCAACCCGAGTTACGAGGCATATGGAGTTCAGGTGTCAGCGGCGGCGGCGTCTAGCGGTCTAAGCCTGCTCGGGGTCTCGACCACCCGCGAGGATGGGGTGGCGATGGATTTTCCAAATGCGGCCAGCCTCACACTTGGCACTGTAACGGAGGCCGATACGCGCTCCGCCATCTGGAAATTCAGTGCCACCTCGCGAGGCCCGCAGACCGTCCGCTTCAGCGGCCGGTCCAACAATGGCGGCACCGTCTTCAAGAGCGTGACTGTTTCACCTTGA